Genomic DNA from Felis catus isolate Fca126 chromosome E3, F.catus_Fca126_mat1.0, whole genome shotgun sequence:
agagagagggagacacagaatcggaagcaggctccaggctctgagccatcagcccagagcctgacgcggggctcgaactcacagaccgcgagatggtgacctggctgaagtcggacgcttaaccgactgcgccacccaggcgcccctgacttatAGTTTTAAAAACTCTATCAATCTGTCACACAGATTGATAGTTGAGGTTCGATTTCAAGCCTGCAAAGCTCATGCTCGTTCTACTGCGGTAGAGTGTTTCTCTGAACTCTTTTTCCAAATCAGATACTTCTTTCTTCTATGCTCGTTACTTATCCttccctctgttttcctctcattCCTTTGCCTTCATCCTGTTTGTCATATCCCCACGGTGTTTCTCAACATACCTACTTTTTCCTACTTACTATGTCCTGATTGCTGCTTCTAcctttttttcacattcttgtgttccagagtttctcaacctctgctctattgacatttggggctagatagttcttttttttttagtttttaaaaatgtttatttgagagagagagagagagcatgagtgatggaggggcagagagggagggagacacagaatccaaagcaggcaccaggctccgagctgtcaacacagagcccgatgtggggcttgaacccacagaccacgagatcatgacctgaaccgaagtcagacacttaaccaactgagccacccaggcaccccaggctggATACTTCTTTGTTGTGGAGGAGCTGTCCTGTGCGTTGTCAGGTGTTGAGCCATATTAGCCTCTACCCATTAGGTTTTAGTAGCACCATCCCAGTTGggacaaccagaaatgtctccagacattgtccaGTGTCCCCCAGGAGGCAAAATCACCTCTGATCGAGAAcctctactctattccattggccttTGTACCTACTTCCCTCTGGTTCCTTTTCTCTTGTGTCTTATGCTCTCCGTTTTTAAAGAGTTGTTTCTctcagaattattaaaaaaatactaacctAGAAAGTATAAGATGTCACCTCTCCTATATTTATGTGATTTCACTGAGTACCAagagtaagttttatttttccaatagtAGTGATGTATTTACTCAGTTCTCACTTCTCTGACACACACTTGTGCATTTTTCAGTCGTTCAGTTGATTTTGAGAACTCTTTCTGGTGTCAAAGCCTAGAGTCCTGTGGAAATCAGAATTTGGGCCTCTTTAGCAGGACAATATAACTAAGCAAGCACTTCATTTCACTTGAGTGTCTTCCACACACACAggtggcttcttttttttccttctgtgatgTGATGGGCAGGtcatttctatgttttctttttatttggttaGGTTCTGAAGCCAGATGGAAGATGAAAAAGCCAACTCCAGGGCAGAAGATCTTTAAAGATTTAGAGTCGTGTAAGACATCGGCAATAAAGCAGCAAACAGCCAACGGACCTTCAGAAAAGTTACGTAAATGTAACGAATTGGTGGACATTTACAGACTTGCCTTTCCCACTATTGGTGATGAATGCAGTAAGAACTTCCTTCAAAACCTTCACCTTATTCAAGATCAGAACGCTCAAACAGGGAGGAGGCGTGGCCAGTGCGATGAGTATGGAAAGCCTTTCAGTCAGAGATCACTGTTTTCGCAGCATAAGCAAATCCCTCCAAACGCAAAATCTTACAAATGCAGTGAATGTGGAAGAGTCTTCAGACGTCAGGCAAATTTTGTTCGACATCATAGAATTCACACATCAGAGGACCCCTTTGAATGCGACATATGTGGGCAAGCCTTCAAACAGAAGTCCACTCTTGCTGTCCATAAACAGTGTCACCTGCAGAAAAAGCCATATAAATGTCATGACTGTGGAAAATGTTTCCGTCAGATGGCATATCTTATTGAACATAAGAGGATCCATACCAAAGAAAAACCCTATAAATGTAGTGAGTGTGAAAGAACGTTTAGTCAGAATTCAACCCTTATTCGACATCAGCTAATCCATAGTGGAGAAAAACCCCACAAATGTGTCGAGTGTGGAAAAGCCTTTGGTCGGCATTCGACCCTTATGAGCCATCAACAGATTCACACTAAACAGAACACCCATAAATGCAGTGAATGCGGGGAATGCTTCAGTCGGAATGTAGACCTCATTCAGCATCAAAGAACCCATACCAAGGAGGAATTCTTTGAATGtagagaatgtggaaaaacttTTAGTTTTAAGGCAAATCTTCATCGCCATGAGGTCATTCATACTGGAGAGAGACCTTACAGATGTGAGAAATGTGGAAAATCTTTTATCTGGCGCACAAGCTTTATTAAGCATCAGGGTACTCACAGAGAACAGGTATCTGTGTGATACTAACTGGAAAAAGACCATTTAAAGACCAgaactgggacacctggctggctgtcGGTGGAGCctataactcttgatctcagggttgtgagtttgagccccacgttgggtgtagagattacttaaaatcttaaaaaaaaataaaataaatgaagaccagAACTTACCACTAGTGTAGTTATGTGTAATTACATTGTTTGAAGAAAATTACTAACCGGAACTGAAATGGTTTTGCTTTAGGGACCCTCTTTCTGCAGCTAACCTTCTTGCTATAGTTAAGAATTACttgatagaggggcgcctgggtggctccgtcagttgagtgaccgacttcggctcaggtcaggatctcacggcttgtgagtttgagctcgggctctgtgctgacagcttggagcctggagctgcttcagattctgtgtcttcctctctctctgcccctcccccactcatgctctgtctttctctgtctcagaaataaataagcattaaaaaaatatttttttaaaagaattacttaATAGAACATGTAATAGGCTGTTATGTACAGTCTCCCTTGAGTCCCTCCCCCGACCATACTTTAATTCCCTCAAGTCAAGGCAGAAGGGAGGCATAAAAACTATGTGGTTCCCTAGGCTGGAGACCATTTGATGATTATGAACGATTTACAAATGTTCttcttatttctcaataaaactggaggaaaaaaagtttttaattaaaaaaaatgggtgtaAAGAAATACCTTTCTTGGTTTCATATGGAAAAATTACCTGATAttacattgaatttttaaaaataaagtaagggcggggcacctgggtggcgcagtcggttaagcgtccgacttcagccaggtcacgatctcgcggtccgggagttcgagccccgcgtcaggctctgggctgatggctcagagcctggagcctgtttccgattctgtgtctcgctctctctctgcccctcccccgttcatgctctgtctctctctgtcccaaaaataaataaacgttgaaaaaaaaaatttaaaaataaagtaagagcTACTCACCTAAGAATGACTAAAATGTATCCATAAACTAAAATTAGTGTGCCACTAGATTCTACTGAGAGTTCTAAGTCAAGTGTTAACAGAAGCTGTtggtgcccctgccccctgcttaCTCCATCTGCTGGGCTTCATCTGACTTGCACTGTGTGTCTCTTGGTCTGCaggctttttttaaaaccacGAAAAGGCCACTGCTCTGTAGGGTAACTAGCACATTTTGAGAGCAGGCCTCGACTAAAGCTTGATGGGAATTTGACAAATATGATATTCTCTCCTGGGGTGGAATAACTCTGAAGCATGTGTTTTACATGGTTTTCAGTTTTCCCATGGGAGGATTATGCATTCATTTACCTTGGAAGCTCCTTATCAGCTGTCTTCCCCAGCTATAGTCCTTGGGGAGCCATACCCTTTCTCCAGTTATTCCAAGCACATCCTTATGTTAAGGTTATGTAAGTTGAGCTGACCTTACAACTCTTCCCTACAGCTCACCAAGACAAGAACCCCATTTGAAATTCTAGTACCCTAAACAGCATCCTATGTCTGCATTACAACTTGCTGCTATTTAGACCCTCTCCTATAAATCCCATCTAgtttcttcttgattttattttcttgctcctACCAATTCCATGACTTCTTAcccaatatataaaaacaaagatcaCTGAGAAAGGAAGTGGCACCTCAGAAAATTAAGGAATGTTAAGCCTTGCaggaggaaaataatgaaaagggaTAGATTGTATATTGGGTTCAAAAAGCAGTCATTTTGTAGTGGTCAGCATGAATTGGCTAGAAGAACCTACACAAAATTAAGAAGTTGAGACTTCTGACTGAGGGGGAAATAAGCCAGTGAGAGATAAGACCACTTAAAACAACTTTGGGAGATGGGGACCTATGTAAAAGTGCTTCCCTCCACTGCTAAGTGGAAGCCAAATAAATcaatacacacacgtacatacatacatacatacatacacacatagtgATTagatacataggggcacctggctggctcagttggtggagcatgcaactcctgatctcggggtttaagtttaagccccacattggatgtagagattacttaaaatctttaaagcaaACGTCCTGATGGCAGCTCTCAGTTGTATGGATGAGAACTGAACTGGAGGTAAGTAATCTGGTGTGGGGAGACTGTTACAGGCAGGACACTTGGCTATATGAAGACCTAGATGCATGCCGTAAAGGTTATTCTTAGGCTGTGGCCAACGGCTAAGACATATAGTCTGGCAAGTGGACCTtggacaattaaaaataaagtggggaGCCCAATTATGATAAGCCCTTTGCTTCCCAGAATAATCCAGGGTGGTTCTGAAGGTAACATATTCTAGGCGGACCATTTGAAATGAAAGTGTGGATATGTGGGCATCCAAGATAAGTGGCCATGGAGGCTCCCAAGCCATGCTGTCAAATCATCCCACATTCCATTGTGACACCTGCTGGGGCACCAATGGTTGTCAGAGAGTGTTTAGAACCTGCCAGGTTAGCACAGTGGGAAGTGGGCTCATCCCACTGCATGTGCCTGGTAGATTGCCCTGCCCCACGTCCCTTCCTGGAACCGCAAATGCCTCACAACCTCTGGTCCCTCACTCTCTGGTGGGGTTAGTGAGAGGGCCCAGCCATATGCTGCTGCGGTTCCCACCCTGAGCCCCAGGAACTTCCCTTTTAAGTTCCAGAACAGAACTTGGAAATGTTTCAAAGACATGCTAAAGCAATAGATTTAAACGACCATATCACTCTCTCTTCTAGCTCCAGTCAGGAATTCTAACACTTTGTTAACAAATATCTAGACTTCCCACTTTGTAGGACAGGAGATGCTATGTAGGTGCTATGGGAGAATGTGAAGAATGGAAAGATTGTTGCcctctgttatggactgaattgtgttccccaaaTTCATActttgaagtcctaacccctggtgtgactgtatttggaaacagggcctttaaagaggtaattgaGGTTAAATGAGGTGCTAAGTGTGGGGCGTTTAGTGATaagactggtgtccttttaagaggAAGAGATACTAGAGGCCTCTCCATCCactgcacagaggaaaggccgtgtgaggacatagtgagaaggAAGATGTCTACAGGTCAGGAAGGGGCATCAACAGAAACCAACCCTGAGGGCACCT
This window encodes:
- the ZNF789 gene encoding zinc finger protein 789 isoform X2 translates to MAAILPHLQDQDVEAVFVTAGWKESLSFEDVAVYVTREEWDKLDWAQKDLYRDVMLENYRNMILLGFQFPKPEVICLLEQWEEPWILDLPRTGTRKASSSACPGSEARWKMKKPTPGQKIFKDLESCKTSAIKQQTANGPSEKLRKCNELVDIYRLAFPTIGDECSKNFLQNLHLIQDQNAQTGRRRGQCDEYGKPFSQRSLFSQHKQIPPNAKSYKCSECGRVFRRQANFVRHHRIHTSEDPFECDICGQAFKQKSTLAVHKQCHLQKKPYKCHDCGKCFRQMAYLIEHKRIHTKEKPYKCSECERTFSQNSTLIRHQLIHSGEKPHKCVECGKAFGRHSTLMSHQQIHTKQNTHKCSECGECFSRNVDLIQHQRTHTKEEFFECRECGKTFSFKANLHRHEVIHTGERPYRCEKCGKSFIWRTSFIKHQGTHREQVSV
- the ZNF789 gene encoding zinc finger protein 789 isoform X1 — its product is MAPRRVGSRSRKRGARVMGRSRLMAAILPHLQDQDVEAVFVTAGWKESLSFEDVAVYVTREEWDKLDWAQKDLYRDVMLENYRNMILLGFQFPKPEVICLLEQWEEPWILDLPRTGTRKASSSACPGSEARWKMKKPTPGQKIFKDLESCKTSAIKQQTANGPSEKLRKCNELVDIYRLAFPTIGDECSKNFLQNLHLIQDQNAQTGRRRGQCDEYGKPFSQRSLFSQHKQIPPNAKSYKCSECGRVFRRQANFVRHHRIHTSEDPFECDICGQAFKQKSTLAVHKQCHLQKKPYKCHDCGKCFRQMAYLIEHKRIHTKEKPYKCSECERTFSQNSTLIRHQLIHSGEKPHKCVECGKAFGRHSTLMSHQQIHTKQNTHKCSECGECFSRNVDLIQHQRTHTKEEFFECRECGKTFSFKANLHRHEVIHTGERPYRCEKCGKSFIWRTSFIKHQGTHREQVSV